CAATCAACGAAACCCTGAACGAGCGGATCTTTCTGGTCTACCTGGTCGGAGTGACCCTGGTAACCATCCCCATCCAGAACGTGCTGATGCACATCTCGGTTCGTTGGGCCGAGGACAATCGGGCACCCGGCAGGTTCCGCCGAGGGCTGGTGCTGCGTCTGGCCATCACGCTGGCGGTGCAGAACTTTCTCTGGTGGACGCTGGCCGGTGCGATCTTCGCCATGGTCAATCGATCACCCAGAATCGGATTTGGAATCGCCCTGGCCGGGCTGATCACCAGCACCCTCATCTATCTGCTCTTGGACCGTCCGATCCGGCCATTGATCGACCTGGCCCAAGGCGGCGAGGTCACGACCCGCCGAAAACGCGACGTGGAACGGCGGCTCTGGGTGCTCTGGCTGCTCGGGAGCGGGATTCCCCTCCTGGGTGTCGGACTGGTCGTGCTGACCGCACCGGAGGGCACCCCGGTGTCGCCCTGGCGCCTGGGGGTGCTCCTGAGCGTCGGGCTGGTGGCGGGAGGCGTGGTCATGTGGGGTGCGGCATCGGCGGTGGGACGCCGCATCGACCGGGTTCGACGAGCCATGAGCGAGGTGAGCCAAGGCAACCTCAACATTCGACTCCCGGTGGACGACGGTGGCGACCTGGGTCGCCTGGCCGAGGGATTCAATGCGATGACCACCGGCTTGGAGGAGCGGGCGGTGCTGCAGGACCTGTTCGGCCGCCAGGTAGGCCAGGACGTGGCCCAGTGGGCCCTTCACCACGGGCGCGACCTGGGTGGGGAGGAGCGTCCGCTGAGCGTGCTGTTCGTCGATCTCGACGGGTACACCGCCTACAGCGAGAGCCACACCCCCCACGAGGTGGTGGAGATGCTCAACGGGTTCTTCGCCGTCGTCGCCGAGATGGTGACCGCCCACGGAGGTTGGATCAACAAGTTTGAGGGCGATGCGGCACTCTGCATCTTCGGGGCCCCGGTCACCCAGGAGGATCACGCCGCCCGGGCATTGGCCGTGGCCGCCGAACTGCCCGCCGCCCTCGCCCGGGTGGGTGCCCGAGCCGGGGTGGGTGTGGCCACCGGCACGGCGCTGGCCGGATACGTGGGCACCCAGGACCGCTACGAGTACACGGTGATCGGGGACATCGTCAACGTTGCCGCCCGGCTCTGCGACCAGGCCAAGCACACCGACGCCGGGGTGTTGGTGGCCGAGGAAGCCGTCCAGGCATCCCGCGAGGGCGTGGTCAACGACGCCACCCAAGCCGTCTTGCGGCGCAGCACCTTCGAGCGACGAGGCCGGGCCCTGCTCCGCGGCCGAACCCAGCACACCGAAATGTACGAGCTCCTACCCTTCGGTTTTTGACGTTGACGTTGACGTTGACGTTGACGTTGACGCTGCCGGCACTGAAGCTGTCGTGGTTGACGTTGCCGGAGCCTCGCCGCCCACCGGACCCGTCGTGGCGCACTTCTTGACTCCGGTGGCCTTGGCCACATCCCGCCCCAGGGGCCCCAGCTCTCGGGCCGACTGGTCCAGCACCGAGCGCAACCTCGCCGAATCGCCCGCCGTGGCCGCTTCGTCGAGTTGGTCGATCAGGTACAACTGACGCTTCAAGTAGTCGGCCATGGCAGCGGGCGGCTCACCACCGTCCGGCCCTTCAAGTGCCGCCAGCTTCGTCTGCTCGGACGTGAGCAGTTCCCGCACCCGGGTGATGTAGGCGCCAAAGGTGACCGGATCATTGCCCGGGTCTGGCAGTGACTCCACCTTGGCGTTGATTTCGGCGCACACACCGTCGGCTTGATCCGCCCACTCGGCCATCGTCGGCCCGGAGGAGCAACCGCTCGGCACCGCTCCCAACAACCCGACAGCGACAAGTGCGGCCGCCCCGCGTAGACAGCGAACGGTGGCAAGCGGACGGGCGCGCTGGATCTGAATCATCCGGGTGGCAGGGTGTGGGGCGATGACGTCGTCCTATCACAACCCGCCCATCCCACCGGCGCACACCCCAGCGTTCCACAACCCACCCAGCCGGCCGGCGGTGGCCGGCATATTGGCGGGAGCGGCCGGGCTTGGCCTCGGGGAGTTGCTGGCAGCCCTGATCGGCCCCATCCGTTCCCCCTTGTTGGCGGTGGCCGACCGGGTGGTTGACCTCAGCCCAACCGGAGTTCGGGAGTGGGCAATCTCCACGCTGGGAACCCTGGACAAGCCGGTCACCATCCTCGGGACCCTGGTGTTGCTGGCACTCGCGTCGGCAGGTCTTGGCGTGTTGGCGGCTCGTGGGCGCCGAGCCGCCGCATGGGCCGCAGCGGGGGCAATGGGTATGGGCGTGATCGGTGCGGTGGCCGCCTGGAGTGGGCGTGGTGGCGGGATGGGCTCGGGCTTCGGCGCGCTGGCGGGCGCTGCAGTCTCGGCCGGTGCCCTCTGGGCGCTCTTCGGAGCGACCCGCCGGACAACGCCAGGAGTCGGCGGCCGTGACACCAGGGCTCCAGCCCTCAAACCGGACCCGGCAGCAGCCCACGGGCCAAACCCAGAATCCGAACCCGACGTCGAACTCGACCACGAGGCGCCGCTGCTCTCCCCCATGCGTCGACGCACCGTGCTGGGAGGTCTTGGCGTGGCCGCCATCGTCCAACTTGCGTTGGCCGGAGCCATTCGCGTGGTGGGCGGCCGCACCCAGGCCCAACAGGCTCGCAGCCAGGTGACGCTGCCCCCGGTCGACTCGCCCCTCGCCCCGCTCCCCAAGCAGACCGCATCCGCCCCAGGTGCGGGCACCCCCGGGCTTTCGCCGCTCATCACCCCCAACGATGACTTCTATCGAATCGACACCGCCTTCACGATTCCCAGCGTGGACGTGGACACGTGGGCCCTCACCATCGCCGGAGGAAGCAATGGGCCGCTGACGTTGAGCTACGACGACCTCCTGGCACGGGAGCAGGTTGAGATCGACTGCACGCTGAGCTGCGTCTCCAACGAGGTTGGAGGTGACCTGGTGGGCAACGCACGGTGGCAGGGTGTTGAGCTGGCACCGCTGCTGGCCGAAGCCGGGGTACCCGAGGGTGCGACGCAGGTGGGCGCAACCTCCACCGACGGCTGGACCTGCGGGTTTCCCATCGAAACCCTTGACCGGCCCTCAGGCGACGCCACACCACCGGCGATCATCGCCGTGGCCATGGGAGGCGAACCCTTGCCGCTCGCTCACGGGTTTCCGGCCAGGCTGGTGATCCCCGGCCTGTACGGCTACGTGTCGGCCTGCAAGTGGCTGGAACGAATCGAGTTGACCACCTGGGAGGACTTCACCGGCTATTGGGTACCCCGGGGTTGGTCTCGGGAAGCGCCGATCAAGACCCAGAGTCGCATCGACGTGCCCGCTGATGGGGCCACCGTCAACGCCGGGCCGACGACGATCGCCGGGGTGGCCTGGGCCGGCATCCGCGGGCTGGCAGAGGTGGAGACACGGGTGGACGGCGGGCCCTGGCGCCCCGCCAACCTGGGTCCGAAGCTGTCGGACGCCACCTGGCGGCAATGGTGGACGGACTGGAACGCCACCACCGGCAGCCACACCCTGACCGTGCGGGCCACCGATGGGGCCGGCAACACTCAGACCGCACGGCCCAGCCGACCCGACCCCAACGGTGCCACCGGCTGGCACGCCGTGGTGGTCACCGTCAGGTAGCAGCTCCAACCGGGACATCACGGAGATCGCCGAGCGTCAGCCTGTGAA
Above is a genomic segment from Candidatus Microthrix parvicella Bio17-1 containing:
- a CDS encoding adenylate/guanylate cyclase domain-containing protein, with product MTATAASDATPPDMDAGDDGPTRRHRRENEEPIPHDGATLTDADISDSEQSEAAQKADGLRWAIRIRLATANGIGGFVVWAYLRWLFPWNDAGAPINETLNERIFLVYLVGVTLVTIPIQNVLMHISVRWAEDNRAPGRFRRGLVLRLAITLAVQNFLWWTLAGAIFAMVNRSPRIGFGIALAGLITSTLIYLLLDRPIRPLIDLAQGGEVTTRRKRDVERRLWVLWLLGSGIPLLGVGLVVLTAPEGTPVSPWRLGVLLSVGLVAGGVVMWGAASAVGRRIDRVRRAMSEVSQGNLNIRLPVDDGGDLGRLAEGFNAMTTGLEERAVLQDLFGRQVGQDVAQWALHHGRDLGGEERPLSVLFVDLDGYTAYSESHTPHEVVEMLNGFFAVVAEMVTAHGGWINKFEGDAALCIFGAPVTQEDHAARALAVAAELPAALARVGARAGVGVATGTALAGYVGTQDRYEYTVIGDIVNVAARLCDQAKHTDAGVLVAEEAVQASREGVVNDATQAVLRRSTFERRGRALLRGRTQHTEMYELLPFGF
- a CDS encoding molybdopterin-dependent oxidoreductase — encoded protein: MTSSYHNPPIPPAHTPAFHNPPSRPAVAGILAGAAGLGLGELLAALIGPIRSPLLAVADRVVDLSPTGVREWAISTLGTLDKPVTILGTLVLLALASAGLGVLAARGRRAAAWAAAGAMGMGVIGAVAAWSGRGGGMGSGFGALAGAAVSAGALWALFGATRRTTPGVGGRDTRAPALKPDPAAAHGPNPESEPDVELDHEAPLLSPMRRRTVLGGLGVAAIVQLALAGAIRVVGGRTQAQQARSQVTLPPVDSPLAPLPKQTASAPGAGTPGLSPLITPNDDFYRIDTAFTIPSVDVDTWALTIAGGSNGPLTLSYDDLLAREQVEIDCTLSCVSNEVGGDLVGNARWQGVELAPLLAEAGVPEGATQVGATSTDGWTCGFPIETLDRPSGDATPPAIIAVAMGGEPLPLAHGFPARLVIPGLYGYVSACKWLERIELTTWEDFTGYWVPRGWSREAPIKTQSRIDVPADGATVNAGPTTIAGVAWAGIRGLAEVETRVDGGPWRPANLGPKLSDATWRQWWTDWNATTGSHTLTVRATDGAGNTQTARPSRPDPNGATGWHAVVVTVR